GATGGGGCCAAGCGGCAACCAACCACTCGTTCTGCCAGTGCGCATGATGTTTGAAACAAGCATTGTCAACGCCATCGCACACCTCACAACAGCTGAGGTTGACGGCAAAGCGCTCATTCAGCCTGCGATCAATTAAAGGCGCTTAAGCAGATCGTTTCTCACGAATAAGACGCAGCACATCTGCAGCACACTCAATGATGTTCGAGCCAGGACCGAAGATGGCAGAGGCACCAGCTTTGTAGAGGAAGTCATAGTCCTGGGCAGGAATAACCCCACCGCAGATCACGACAACATCGCCTGCACCTTCTGCCTCTAGCGCCTTTACAATTTCAGGCACCAGCGTTTTGTGACCCGCCGCAAGGCTGGAAATACCAATCACATGAACATCATTCTCGATCGCGTCCCGCGCAGCTTCCGCCGGTGTCTGAAACAACGGCCCAACATCCACATCAAAGCCTAAGTCCGCAAATGCTGTCGCCACGACCTTCGCACCACGATCATGACCATCCTGACCAACCTTTACGACCAGCATGCGCGGGCGACGACCCTCATCTGCCGCAAATTGCTCAATCTCGGTCTGGATTTTCTCAAATCCACCGTCGCCTTCATAGGCTTGAGAATAAACACCTGACACTGTCTTCACCTCCGCCCGGTGACGCCCAAAGACTTCTTCCATCGCATCGGAAATTTCGCCAACCGTTGCGCGAGCACGAGCCGCATCAACCGCGAGAGCGAGAAGATTACCATCGCCGCGCGCACCTTCAGTAAGCGCCTTCAAAGTCGCCTGCGTCTTCGCCTCATCACGGGTCGCCCTAATCTGCTTCAGACGCGCGATCTGCGCCTCTCGTACTTTCGCGTTGTCAACTTCCAGAATGTCGATATCGTCTTCGTTTTCAAGCCTGTACTTGTTCACGCCAACGACGACTTCCTCGACTTTGTCGATCCGCGCCTGCTTGCGGGCAGCCGCCTCCTCAATCTCCAATTTCGGCATCCCGCTTTCAACGGCTTTGGTCATGCCACCGAGCTCTTCGATCTCCTGGATTTTTGCCCAAGCCTGCGACGCGATGGAGTGCGTCAGCGTTTCCACATAATAGGAACCGCCCAGAGGGTCGATCACATTAGTGATGCCACTCTCTTCCTGAATGACAAGCTGCGTATTCCGCGCGATACGGGCTGAGAAGTCTGTCGGCAAAGCAATCGCTTCATCAAGCGCATTGGTGTGTAGGCTCTGCGTGCCGCCCAACACGGCTGCCAATGCTTCGAGTGTTGTCCGCATCACATTATTGTAGGGATCTTTCTCTGTGAGAGAGACACCCGACGTCTGACAGTGTGTCCGCAACATCAGCGACTTCGGGTTCTTCGCCCCAAATTCAGACATGATGCGATGCCAGAGAAGCCGCGCAGCACGGAGCTTCGCCACTTCCATGAAAAAATTCATCCCAATCGCAAAGAAGAACGAAAGCCGCGGTGCGAACTGATCAACATCCAACCCTGCACCTTGCGCAGCTCGCACATATTCCATGCCATCAGCCAACGTAAAGGCAAGCTCTTGAACCTGCGTGGCGCCCGCTTCCTGCATGTGATAGCCGGAAATGGAGATGGTGTTGAATTTCGGCATGTTCGCGGAGCAATAGGCGATGATATCCGCAATGATCCGCATCGAAGGCGCTGGCGGATAGATATAGGTATTGCGAACCATGAACTCCTTCAGAATGTCATTCTGAATAGTGCCTGCAAGCTTGTCCGGCGTGACGCCCTGCTCTTCGGCCGCAACAATGTAGTTGGCAAGGTTCGGAATAACCGCACCATTCATGGTCATAGAGACCGACATCTCATCCAGAGGAATTTGATCGAAGAGGATTTTCGTATCTTCGACACTGTCGATCGCCACCCCAGCTTTGCCGACATCACCCACAACCCGTTCGTGGTCGCTGTCATAACCCCGGTGGGTTGCAAGGTCGAAAGCAACCGACAGGCCCTTCTGACCCGCTGCGAGGTTTCGCCGGTAAAAAGCATTTGATTCTTCGGCTGTAGAGAAGCCGGCATATTGCCGGATGGTCCAGGGGCGCCCCGCATACATGGTTGCCTGCGGACCACGCACGAAGGGGGCCATGCCCGGCATGGAATTGGCGTCATACCCTTCTTCAGCAATCGCCTCTAGGTCAGCGGCTGTATAGAGCGCCTTGACGTCGATCCCCTCAGGAGTCTCCCACGTCAAACTCTCGACAGAGCGGCCCTTCATCTGCTTTTCAGCCAAAGCGCGCCATGTCTCAATCGGAGTCTCTATCGGGGTTCTGTCACTGCCCATGCGTCCACATTCCTAACCGGTCAGAAGTTGGCGCGGAGTATCGTGGAACGGCGCCGTCCGGTCAACAAAGCCCGAAAAACAGCCAAAAACATACGAAAACGTTGGGGCAAGGAGAAGAGAAATGCGGCGACGGGCCATAGGGTACGCAACCCCGTCGCCGCGATCCGGAGCATCAGCGCTTAGGGGTGTACCTAGGGGGCGCCGCACCAGATCAATCGCGCAATCAGGCTGGGAGTCCGTCATGCGCAGTTCTATTTTTCAGCATGTTCCAAAGAGAGACAAAACACAGGCAAGCACGAGTATGTGATGAGGGCGTTGTAACGAAGGATTAAGGATGATCGGACCTTTGCGCCTGCCGAGCCATGTTCTTGGCTGCCATTTAGACAATTTTTCCAGACCTGCCCGAAAATAGATCTAAGGATCAAATGTCCGAGGTGCGGCAGCGCCTGGACGCAGGGAGAATGTCTGGTGCGACAGAGTTTGCAAACAATAAGGGATTTGGCTGGCAACGCCTGGCGTGGTCCCTTTGTCGCAAATTCGCTCACACCAGAGTGCATAGGAAAAGTCAAAGCCAGTCAGTTCGACTCCATCGCACGCGCTTACCGTGCAGCACCGTTCCTGATGTGTGGCGTTGGCTTGGCCCTATATCTCTTTTTTGAGAGCCAATATTCTGATGCGCTAACGCTGACTTGGCTTCTTGCCGTGTTTGGAACCTACGCTGCCAAGATTTTGTTCCAGGAATATTACTTCCGCTCACCCGACGCAGGCGCAGAGCCGGAAAAATGGATCAATCAATATGCCGCGATCTACTGGGTGGTGAACGCCAACTGGGTATTGTTCCTTCCAATTTTCTGGAATCCGGAAAATGAAACACAGAACATGCTCCTGTTTCTCGTTTTGATTTGTCATATCGTCACAGTGACAGCGATCGCATTCCGCAATTTCACAATCTATTTTTCCAACAGCGTGGCTCCCATCACCGCGGTTGTCGGTGGATGCTTGCTTGCTGGCGGGCCGGTTTACCCCGTCATGGGCATCTTGATGATTGCCTTCTACACCTTCCTTGGTTGTGTCGCGCGATCAGCGCAGTTCGAAAATGTCGATACGCACCGCGTTCGCTTTCGGAATGAGGAGTTGATCGCCGATCTCGCGCAAGAAAAACAATCATCTGATCAGGCCCGCATACGCGCAGAACAGGCAAACCTGAATGCCCGCGAACGCGAAGAACTCTTCCGTGCATTGGTGGAGAATGCTTACGACACCATCATGTTGACAGACGAAGCAGGCTTCGTCCGTTACGCCGCACCGTCTGTTCGCCAGTTTGACATCATGCCCAACCAAGCGATAGGCCGACGCCTATCAGACTTGTTGACACCCATTGATGACAATAGCCAGCTCAAGACGTCTCTGATCGAAGATGACGGTCAGGGCAGCATTCGCGAATTCAAAGACCACATCCGAACACCGCACGGAAACGATGCCTGGATTGAAGCTTCTGTAACAGATCTGCGCGGCACCGAGGCCGTTGGCGGCCTGGTGTTGAACATCAGAGATGTAACAGAACGAAAACGTGCAGACGATGAAATGCGCAGTCACCTTGAAGTGCTGAATGCCTTGGCGCGCGGCATTGAGATAAACACAATTCTCGCCAAGGTCACGACGAGCGTGGATGAAATGGGCAGCGGCGGGCGTTCTGTAATCTTTCTAGTCGACAAAGACAATTGCGTCACAGACGCAGTTGGCCCCGGCGTTGACCAGCGACTGAGGGACGCGATCGTTGGCGACACTCTTAATCCAGAGGATGGCTGCTGCGGCGCTGCGATTGCGAGCGGCAAAAGAGTGGTCGTTTCAAACGTCGGCACGGACCCGCTTGAACGAGACTATCGCGAAATTCTCGGCGAAATCGGATATGCCGCCTGCTGGTCTCAGCCAATCTTCTCTCGCAATGGACATATCCTGGGTACTCTTGCCACATTCTATGACAAGCCAATGGCTCCAAGCGAAGCAGAGACCGCCTATATTGATGGGGCAGCACACTTGACCGGCATCGCCGTCGACCGTCGGGCACAGGAGCGTCAGCTGCGTGACGCCAGCGAAAGCGCTGAAATGGCCAACCGTGCCAAGTCACGGTTCCTTGCAACCATGAGTCATGAACTCAGAACACCTTTGAACGCAATCATCGGCTTCTCAGAAGTCATGCAGCAGGAGATGTTTGGCGAATTGGGCAATGACCGGTACCGCGACTATACAAATGACATTCTGATCAGCGGACGTCATCTGCTCAGCATGATTGACGACATACTCGACATCTCCAAGATCGAAGCCGGGCGCTATGATCTTGAAGAACGCGACATCGAAATAGATGATGTGATCCGCTGGTCGGCAGAACTCATCCGACCAAAGCTGGCAGAAGGCGGTCTTGAGTTGGAACTCGATGTGCCTGAAGACTTGCCGTTGGTCTATGCAGACAAACGAGCATTGCGTCAGGTGCTGTTGAACCTGCTGTCCAACGCCGTGAAGTTTACAGAAGCAGGTGGCTCCATCACTGTCGCGGCAGATGTTCACGACCATGACGGATTGACAGTGTCGGTAACCGACACGGGCATAGGCATTCCGCCCAACCGCGTTCGTGAGACCCTTGAACCCTTTGTGCAAGTCGAGAGCTCCATGACGGGCAAACATCACGGAACCGGTCTTGGCCTTTCTATCACCAAACACTTGGTTGAAATGCACAACGGGACCTTCGGTCTGGAAAGCCAGGAAGGTGTCGGCACAACGGTGAGCTTCACCTTCCCGCCGCACCGACTGATCCTGGCCACAGATCGTGTTTCCGCAGACCGCGCGTAAACGCTCAGGCTTATGCCTGAAGCTCTTTGAGAATGTCGTCCATGATGGTGAAGCCAGCGCCCCACCCACTGCCAAACCCTTCCATCGCCCCAGCGAAACACGCAATCTCGGTCTCTGTGGCTTCATAGGGTGTCCAGACGAGGCGCACCTGGGTCTTCTCGCCCATGCCTTGAAAAGTCACTGTTGTCAGAAGGACACGCGGCCAATCCGGCATCATCGGATTGACGGTTGGCTTCCAGTCTTCGTCTGCTGAGGCGTGGTGCCAGACAAGCTTCTCCTCCGGCACAATTTCTTTAAACGTCATGATGCTGCGATCAGACATGGACTTCATCTTCATTTCATTGAGCCACACGCCGCCGGGCGTCAGATCAAACTTGTGAATGACTGTTTCGATATTGGGGCCATACCAGCGTGCGAGGAGCTCCGGGTCCGTCCAGGCGCGCCATACCAGACTGCGCGGCGCCTCAAATTCTCGATCAGTCACAAATTCCGGCAACTCACTCATGAAGTGTTTCCTTCTTGTGGGTTTGTTTCAGTTCGATCAGGAGGTCATCGAGCTGATCAAAGCTCTTCCCCCAAAATTCTTTGAACTCGGCCAGCCAATCGACGGCGGCGGCCATGGTCTCAGCCTTCAGCCTGGCGGGGCGCCTCTGTTCGTCGACATCGCGCTCCACCAGCCCGGCCTTTTCCAGCACTTTGAGGTGGCGCGAGACGGCCGGCTGGCTGATCTCAAAAGGCGCAGCCAACTCATTTACCGACGCCTGACCATCCGCCAGACGCGAGAGAATCGCACGCCGGGTCGGGTCCGCCAGCGCTGAGAAGACCGCATCCAGATTAGGCTTCGACTCAATATAACCAATTCGTTCCATAACAAATAAGTTATATTAATTTACGCGCGAGTCAACAGGCCATTTCTCCCAACAAACAGAGACATGAGATTATGATCCGCAGGAAAACCTAGTCTCGCCAGCGGAAATGGCCGTCCCAGTCCACGCGAAAGACAGATGCATGGGGCAGGTTTTTCCAGAATTCAAAGTCAACGTGAGGGTCGAGCGACCTGAGGAAAAGGCTCAAAACATTCCCGTGGGTCCCAACCACCGTCGGGACGCCATCAGCGGCGACAGCAATTTCAATCAGCGCTGCTTCAAATCGATAAAGCGCCTCACGTGCAGTCTCGCCACCGGACAGTTTGAAATCTGGCTCCTTGAAGGAGCGTTCCAGGTGGGGCAGAAAATCTTCCAACCAGGCATCTGACCAACGCCTCTCTCGCAGCCCCTCATGGGTCTGTGTGTCGCGAGACAAGTGTTCAGAGAGGGGTGCCACCGTATCCATGGATCGCCGATAAGGGCTGCTCCAAATTGCATCAATGGCCTCGTCGCCAAGCGACATCGCGAGATTACGAGCTTGGGCATGGCCTGCATCCGTCAGCGGCCAGTCCAGCTCAGCAATATCTGGGTGCGGAGCTGCAATCGCATGACGAACAAGATAAAGGCGGGTCTTAGACATGTCCCAAGACCCGCCTCATCCGATTATTCTGCCGCCTGTTTTGGCGCAGCGTTTTTATTGATGTAGTTGAACAGATGCCCACCCACTTTGCGGATCTGAATTTCTTCCGCGCCTTCGGTGATCCGGTAGCGGCGGTGATGGCGATAGATATGTTCAAACGGTTTGTGCCGGGAATAGCCAATGCCGCCATGCACCTGCATCGCAAGGTCAGCCGCTTCACAAACAAGTCGGTTCGCCCGGTAGTTGCACATGGAGACTTTGTCTGAGAGGTGGATCGCCACTTCCGGTTTCGTCATCTGGTCCATCTGCCAAGCGGTCTTGTACACGAGGTTCCGGATCATCTCACATTCTGTATGAGCCTCCACAAGCGGGAACTGGATCGCTTGATTGGCAGCCAGCGGCTTCCCGAACGGTTTGCGATCTTTCGCATACTGCACACTCTCATTGATGCAGAACTGTGCCGCCCCAACGCCAGAAGCTGCCTGACGGATCCGGTTCTCATGAACAAAATGCTGGGCAAGGGCGAGACCATTTTCACGAGGACCGAGGATCGCACTATCGGGCACCCAGACATTGGTGAGCGAAATACGCGGATGGTCCGTCGGCATGTTGAAGGTCCAGAGATATTCTTCGATCTTGAACCCGTCCGCGTCGGTCGGCACCAGGAAACAGGTAATGCCGCGCGCCGCACCATCATCGCCCGCTGTGCGCGCAAAGATCATGTCGTAATTGGCGATGTGAAGGCCTGTGTTCCACATTTTCGAGCCATTGATGAGCCAGCCATCAACACCGTCTCGTTTTTCGGGAACCGCCCGGGTCTCCATCCAGGTGGCATCGGACCCGTGATCGGGTTCCGTGAGACCGAAGGCAACTTTGTGGGTTCCAGCCAGCATGCCGCCGATAAATTCATCCTTCTGTTCCGGCGTCCCAAAATCCCGGAACATCAAAACCTGCGGCATGTTGCCAACGATCGAGCTCTCATTCTGCAGGTCATTGTGTAGGCCGAGACCTTTGGTCGCGAGATGCTCGCGGATCACCGCCATATCGAGATTGGTGCCATTCTGCCCGCCATACTCTTCGGGCAGCGCATACCGCAGATGACCCGCTGCATCGGCGCGTTTGCGCATCTCACGCAGGAGGTCTTCCCAATCTTCCCGCGGCAGTCCCTCATTGTCCCAGTCGGTGCGCGCATGCTCGCGCCGATGATCGAAAAAACGGATATTATCGTCGCTGTTTTCCAGCGGCTTGATCTCTTTCTCAATAAAATCGTCGAGCACTGCCAGATACTCGCGAAGTTTTTGTGGAATCTCGAAGTCCATCTGCATCCTCCCTGCCATCCTCTGGGGATGTGGTTTTGATTGGGTAATTTTGATGAGATCGACTATAGAGGCTGGAAGCCACCGCGCCAGACACGACGTTACGTAAGCCTCCCAACTTATCCACAGATTTTATTAACGTCCGTCCGCCTTCTCCCTTGATCAAACACCAGATTTAGCCGTGAACGGATCGGGAAAACATCCGAGTCATCGATTCGGACGTGATTCGTTCTCACAATGATCTGAAAGTTAACAGGCCAAACGTTAACGCAGGCAATGCCGGTCATTGGCACACACTCGAGCCATTTCAAGGCCTTGCATTCAGCCTCAAGAGCCGCGAAGGTGCGCGCCGACATGGACCTTCCCCGCGCCCTTCCAGCCCCTGACGGCAGCACCATTACCGCCGTACTGGGCCCGACCAATACCGGCAAAACGCACCTGGCTGTGGAACGTATGCTCGGCCACAAAACCGGCATGATCGGACAGCCGCTGAGGCTGCTCGCCCGCGAGGTCTATGACCGCATAAAGAAGCGTGTCTCGCCGTCCGAAGTGGCCCTCATGACCGGCGAAGAGAAAATCGTACCGCCCCATGCGCGCTATTTTGTCTGTACGACAGAGTCTATGCCGCTGGACAAGACCGTCGATTTTCTAGCGGTCGATGAAATCCAGCTCGCTGCCGATCCCGAGCGCGGCCATGTCTTCACCGACCGCCTACTGCGTGCGCGTGGTGAAGAAGAGACCATGTTCTTAGGCTCTGAGACCGCACGACCTCTGATCTCCCGCCTGCTACCAGACGCCAGCATCACCAACCGCCCCCGCTTTTCGATCCTGTCCCATGCAGGGCAGAAAAAACTCACCAAACTGCCTAGACGTAGCG
The DNA window shown above is from Parvibaculaceae bacterium PLY_AMNH_Bact1 and carries:
- the scpA gene encoding methylmalonyl-CoA mutase (Derived by automated computational analysis using gene prediction method: Protein Homology. GO_function: GO:0004494 - methylmalonyl-CoA mutase activity [Evidence IEA]; GO_function: GO:0046872 - metal ion binding [Evidence IEA]); amino-acid sequence: MGSDRTPIETPIETWRALAEKQMKGRSVESLTWETPEGIDVKALYTAADLEAIAEEGYDANSMPGMAPFVRGPQATMYAGRPWTIRQYAGFSTAEESNAFYRRNLAAGQKGLSVAFDLATHRGYDSDHERVVGDVGKAGVAIDSVEDTKILFDQIPLDEMSVSMTMNGAVIPNLANYIVAAEEQGVTPDKLAGTIQNDILKEFMVRNTYIYPPAPSMRIIADIIAYCSANMPKFNTISISGYHMQEAGATQVQELAFTLADGMEYVRAAQGAGLDVDQFAPRLSFFFAIGMNFFMEVAKLRAARLLWHRIMSEFGAKNPKSLMLRTHCQTSGVSLTEKDPYNNVMRTTLEALAAVLGGTQSLHTNALDEAIALPTDFSARIARNTQLVIQEESGITNVIDPLGGSYYVETLTHSIASQAWAKIQEIEELGGMTKAVESGMPKLEIEEAAARKQARIDKVEEVVVGVNKYRLENEDDIDILEVDNAKVREAQIARLKQIRATRDEAKTQATLKALTEGARGDGNLLALAVDAARARATVGEISDAMEEVFGRHRAEVKTVSGVYSQAYEGDGGFEKIQTEIEQFAADEGRRPRMLVVKVGQDGHDRGAKVVATAFADLGFDVDVGPLFQTPAEAARDAIENDVHVIGISSLAAGHKTLVPEIVKALEAEGAGDVVVICGGVIPAQDYDFLYKAGASAIFGPGSNIIECAADVLRLIREKRSA
- a CDS encoding ATP-binding protein (Derived by automated computational analysis using gene prediction method: Protein Homology.) — encoded protein: MRQSLQTIRDLAGNAWRGPFVANSLTPECIGKVKASQFDSIARAYRAAPFLMCGVGLALYLFFESQYSDALTLTWLLAVFGTYAAKILFQEYYFRSPDAGAEPEKWINQYAAIYWVVNANWVLFLPIFWNPENETQNMLLFLVLICHIVTVTAIAFRNFTIYFSNSVAPITAVVGGCLLAGGPVYPVMGILMIAFYTFLGCVARSAQFENVDTHRVRFRNEELIADLAQEKQSSDQARIRAEQANLNAREREELFRALVENAYDTIMLTDEAGFVRYAAPSVRQFDIMPNQAIGRRLSDLLTPIDDNSQLKTSLIEDDGQGSIREFKDHIRTPHGNDAWIEASVTDLRGTEAVGGLVLNIRDVTERKRADDEMRSHLEVLNALARGIEINTILAKVTTSVDEMGSGGRSVIFLVDKDNCVTDAVGPGVDQRLRDAIVGDTLNPEDGCCGAAIASGKRVVVSNVGTDPLERDYREILGEIGYAACWSQPIFSRNGHILGTLATFYDKPMAPSEAETAYIDGAAHLTGIAVDRRAQERQLRDASESAEMANRAKSRFLATMSHELRTPLNAIIGFSEVMQQEMFGELGNDRYRDYTNDILISGRHLLSMIDDILDISKIEAGRYDLEERDIEIDDVIRWSAELIRPKLAEGGLELELDVPEDLPLVYADKRALRQVLLNLLSNAVKFTEAGGSITVAADVHDHDGLTVSVTDTGIGIPPNRVRETLEPFVQVESSMTGKHHGTGLGLSITKHLVEMHNGTFGLESQEGVGTTVSFTFPPHRLILATDRVSADRA
- a CDS encoding SRPBCC domain-containing protein (Derived by automated computational analysis using gene prediction method: Protein Homology.), whose product is MSELPEFVTDREFEAPRSLVWRAWTDPELLARWYGPNIETVIHKFDLTPGGVWLNEMKMKSMSDRSIMTFKEIVPEEKLVWHHASADEDWKPTVNPMMPDWPRVLLTTVTFQGMGEKTQVRLVWTPYEATETEIACFAGAMEGFGSGWGAGFTIMDDILKELQA
- a CDS encoding metalloregulator ArsR/SmtB family transcription factor (Derived by automated computational analysis using gene prediction method: Protein Homology.), whose amino-acid sequence is MERIGYIESKPNLDAVFSALADPTRRAILSRLADGQASVNELAAPFEISQPAVSRHLKVLEKAGLVERDVDEQRRPARLKAETMAAAVDWLAEFKEFWGKSFDQLDDLLIELKQTHKKETLHE
- a CDS encoding histidine phosphatase family protein (Derived by automated computational analysis using gene prediction method: Protein Homology.), with the translated sequence MSKTRLYLVRHAIAAPHPDIAELDWPLTDAGHAQARNLAMSLGDEAIDAIWSSPYRRSMDTVAPLSEHLSRDTQTHEGLRERRWSDAWLEDFLPHLERSFKEPDFKLSGGETAREALYRFEAALIEIAVAADGVPTVVGTHGNVLSLFLRSLDPHVDFEFWKNLPHASVFRVDWDGHFRWRD
- a CDS encoding acyl-CoA dehydrogenase family protein (Derived by automated computational analysis using gene prediction method: Protein Homology.) produces the protein MDFEIPQKLREYLAVLDDFIEKEIKPLENSDDNIRFFDHRREHARTDWDNEGLPREDWEDLLREMRKRADAAGHLRYALPEEYGGQNGTNLDMAVIREHLATKGLGLHNDLQNESSIVGNMPQVLMFRDFGTPEQKDEFIGGMLAGTHKVAFGLTEPDHGSDATWMETRAVPEKRDGVDGWLINGSKMWNTGLHIANYDMIFARTAGDDGAARGITCFLVPTDADGFKIEEYLWTFNMPTDHPRISLTNVWVPDSAILGPRENGLALAQHFVHENRIRQAASGVGAAQFCINESVQYAKDRKPFGKPLAANQAIQFPLVEAHTECEMIRNLVYKTAWQMDQMTKPEVAIHLSDKVSMCNYRANRLVCEAADLAMQVHGGIGYSRHKPFEHIYRHHRRYRITEGAEEIQIRKVGGHLFNYINKNAAPKQAAE